The genomic window TCCCTGCCGACGAGGTCAGCGTACGGAAACACCGCCAGCGGGACCCTGCCCGGTGTGTCAGGCGACCGACACGCGCTCCAGGGACTTGCCGACGGGCGGCATGTACTTCTGGAGCCACTCCAGGGTCAGTCGCCGGGATTCGACGTCGGCCGGGCCGCCGGGGGTGAAGATGTGGTTGGCGGCCTGGGGGTCGGGGTTGGTCTCGGTATATTCCCGGTAATCGTGGTCGATGGGCTTGAGCTTGGCCCCGCTCCCCGACCTGTTGTGGGCCTCCACCGCCCGGTCGTGCTCGACGAGTGCCTTCTCGAGGAGGCGGGAATTCATGGCGGGATCGACGAACCGCTTGTCGTTGGTGTTGTGGAACATGATGGTCGGCGGGAGCTTGGCGACCCCGGCGCCTAGCAGCGGATTGACGTAGCCGTAGAAGTCGGCGAAGGCCTTGACCCGTCCCATGGGGGACTTCTGGATGTAGGCCATGGCGATGCCGCTGCCCAGGCAGAATCCCACCAGGGCGAGGCGATCGACGTCTGCGTTCGACGCGTGCTTTTGCTTGATGTGCTCGATCGCGGCCTCCAGGACGGGGACCTTGTGGGTGATGTCCGCGTCGTACAGGTGCGGCACGCT from Aquisphaera giovannonii includes these protein-coding regions:
- a CDS encoding dienelactone hydrolase family protein, translating into MALSSESFEYPAGQSHPIRIAKAPRDGKKYPVVVLVHGTSGLAGDCGKQLEGFAESIGALGYLTALPCMYSDSVPHLYDADITHKVPVLEAAIEHIKQKHASNADVDRLALVGFCLGSGIAMAYIQKSPMGRVKAFADFYGYVNPLLGAGVAKLPPTIMFHNTNDKRFVDPAMNSRLLEKALVEHDRAVEAHNRSGSGAKLKPIDHDYREYTETNPDPQAANHIFTPGGPADVESRRLTLEWLQKYMPPVGKSLERVSVA